Part of the Rhodococcus sp. OK302 genome is shown below.
TCCCAATGTCATCGATATCGCTTTTCAGGTGACGTTCGCAATTATCACGACCGCACTTATCAGCGGTGCTTTGGCTGAGCGCGTGAAGTTCGGTACGTGGATGCTCTTCTCGGGCATCTGGGTCACGGTTGTCTACTTCCCGCTCGCTCACATGGTGTGGGGCGGCGGATTGCTCTCGGGTTCCGAGGACGGCATTGCCGCGAAGATGTTCGGAACCATGGTCAATGACGACGGAGTCACCGTCGCCAATGTTGCACCGATCGACTTTGCCGGTGGCACGGTCGTTCACATCAACGCCGGTATTGCTGCTCTGGTTCTCGCCTTGATCGTCGGCAAGCGCGCCGGGTTCGGCAAGACCGCGTTCCGTCCGCACAACCTGCCGTTTGTCATGCTCGGTGCAGCGCTTCTGTGGTTCGGTTGGTTCGGCTTCAATGCAGGTTCGGCATTTGCCGCCGACGGTAACGCCGGTCTCGCCTGGATCAACACCACCACCGCCACCTGTGCGGGAATCCTGGCCTGGTTGCTCACGGAGCGTATCCGCGACGGCCACGCCACCAGCCTTGGTGCTGCTTCCGGTGCGGTTGCCGGTCTGGTCGCCATCACCCCCGCAGCGGGCACGCTGAGTCCCGTTGGCTCGATCTTCCTCGGCGCGGTCGCCGGCATTCTGTCCGCTCTGGCAGTCGGCCTGAAGTTCCGCTTCGGCTTCGACGATTCGCTCGACGTTGTGGGTGTCCACTTGGTTTCAGGACTGTGGGG
Proteins encoded:
- a CDS encoding ammonium transporter, encoding MSTDELLANSGNAAWMLMAASLVLLMTPGVAFFYGGMSRSKSVLNMMMMSFGSMAVIGVIYVLWGWSMSYGTENIGGIFANPFEFFGLKDSITDADGNFIAGAWGYPNVIDIAFQVTFAIITTALISGALAERVKFGTWMLFSGIWVTVVYFPLAHMVWGGGLLSGSEDGIAAKMFGTMVNDDGVTVANVAPIDFAGGTVVHINAGIAALVLALIVGKRAGFGKTAFRPHNLPFVMLGAALLWFGWFGFNAGSAFAADGNAGLAWINTTTATCAGILAWLLTERIRDGHATSLGAASGAVAGLVAITPAAGTLSPVGSIFLGAVAGILSALAVGLKFRFGFDDSLDVVGVHLVSGLWGTIGIGFFATSTGLFYGGDYKQLVVQIVIALSALIFTGVLTAIIGFALKPLGWRISAEDEARGIDETQHAETAYDLA